The nucleotide window GAACATAGCAGAGTTTTGACTTACTGCCAAAGTGAGCACTTTTGTAATAACCTTAAATATATCTGGCCAGACTTGAATAACtgcccccatcccccactccccgGCCCTCCCCACCCTCCGCCCCCAACCCGGAGAGAACTGAGAGAGGGAAATTATCTCATGTGGAATTATCTCATTTGAAAGACTGTAGTTCCTAGACCTTGTAGTACTTATGCCTCAAGACTGAGGCGCGTACCTGTGCGAGgcaatatttatttctgtttgcatAGTCATTCAACACATTTACTCAGTAacaatttattgagcactttctatGTATCAGGTACCCGTTGAGACTGCAGCACAAGACACAGGATTTCTGCTTTCATGGGGTTTTTAATCTGGAGGCGGCGGTGTGGGAGGTATTATCAAATGTGTATAAAATACAGAGTTGCAAACCCGGAAAGAAAGGCTGTGCAGTAAACTGTTGGGGTCAGTGGTGGATATGAagctcttccagaaaaaaaaaaaaaaaaggtgtgtgggggggcgggggggtggacTTGAAAGAGGAGCAGTACTTAACGAAGAGGGAAGAGCAGCAGTTGAAGTGCCATTCAGAGGAGCACTGCCGGAACAAAGGCCTGGGAAACTGAGATCTGGGAAAACTGCAAAGTCGTCCAAAAATGCCGGAGCACAAAAAGCTGTGCAAGACGAGGCCGGAGCAAGCGGTAAAGTCGGTGCCCTGCCACGCAGGAGTCTCACAGGGTGGTTTCAGTATTTAGATTTTCAAAGATGTGCTCTGCGATTAGATGAGCTCTTAGCTATTTGATAGGCAGATACgtttttgcttgtgtttttctGGCCAGCAGGAGGaggtatgtttttgtttgtttggggcttttctttttcttttttttggatgcaTTTAGCCCGCGTGTGCATTATCGGATTAGTCAGAGGCCATCTATTCCTGTTGGGAAAGAGGCGTGTTTACTTTTTTGACCCCTGGGGAAGGAGAGTTTGCAACCTTTTCTTGATCGTTATTGGATTTTGTACTAAAATAGCACCGAGGAGGCGGAGACTCGGGAGAGCCAGAAGAGAGGGAGGCTCCGAAAAACTACACGAACTGTGCGGGTGGAGTCGGCTCCGAGGAgcgtgggggaagggaaggagcgCGGCACCCCCCCAGCGACCCTCTGCGCATGACCGCCTCTGGTTGCCAAGGCAGCGGGACGGAGTCGCCCggaagggcttcccttgaggAACAGCCGGCTCCTAAAACTCATCCCCGAGGGGCTCAGGACTGACCAGTTCCTGAGGCAGTCTTGACCACGGCAAAGCAGATGAGGCTCAGACCCTGATGCAGTGTGATGGCCATCCTCCTAGGAGTCGGAGGATTCAGAGAAACAGGGAGAATTGGCCCCAGCGGACACCGGGACTATGGCAGACCTTTCTAAGGAGACCTTGGAGTCCTTGACTGATGTGGTAAAGAGTTCCGGTTCATTCAGTTCctctggagggctgcagcccTGGTCTTATGCCTCTGGGAGCAAGTCTGAGAGTGGATCGCTGCCTTCCCGCTCGGAATATGGAGACAACCAATCTGAGCTTTCGGACTTCAAAGCTAATGTAAAGAAATTGAGCAGAAAATGGATCCACAACCTCAAGGGCAAGGAAACGAACTCTGAACAGTACCGACCGGACACTAACCATCAAACAGAAATCACTCAGGCATCCCCTGAAGAACTGAATGCCCTGCAGTCTTTCTGCACCGTTAAGGTAAACCTGATCCACCATAGAGCGAACTCCAAGGGGAAAAAGAGCAGCAGACATAAAAAGCTGCAGCTTGGACCCGAGGCAGAAGCTTCAGAGGTAGATGCCTTAAAGTGTACTGTCCCTGACGAGCTTTTGAatagaatctattttaaaaacatgaggaCAACACCCAAACAGGTGGGAACAGCCAAGCAACACATTTCTTCTCGGTGTCCCGACTGTATCAGAAAAAGGGCAGAATTGGCCCAATCTGCCTTCCTGAAACAGAAGAAGACTTTATTGGAGTCACTTCTACTCCAAGAGAAAATAGATGAACATCTTCATACGAAAGACTTCCTTACCCTTGTCAGAGAAGCACACCAGAGCCTTCCCAGGCTTTCAGATGACCCCAGAAgaatctgggaaagactgaatgagagaaaagtaaaattgGAGACTCTGGTTTTTGAAAGGTCAGATATAAAGCAGAAAATGTAGCAGAATGGAAATAGTGCTTGTCATTCACCTTTTTGTCTGCTTATTCGCAAACCTCTTATTCTTAACCAAACAGAGGGTGGTGTTTATTAATGATAATGTGTCATGTGGGTAAATGTTTCTGTTGTGTATTTGAATAATTATCATCTCTGTAATAGGGGTGGAGCGGGCACGCAGCCTATAGCACCCAATCCTTAGCGTCGCCACGGTTATTGGGAGACCTTGAGGACAGCAGTCCTCAAGGTCCCACTCTGCCTGTGGTCACCCCCCAGTGGCCATCGTGGCAGAGCATGGGGTGCGAAGCAGTCATGGGGCCATGCCTGGGGACAGGCTGAGGGCTGTCCTGAAGAGCCCCAGAAACCTGGCATGGCCTCCTAACTGGCCAGGCCCAGGCCTTAAAGGAGCAGCGAACCTCTTTCCCATCCTCACCTCCAGGACCTGTGGTATCCATGCCTGGCAGTTCAAGGAGGCCTCAGCAACTGGAGTAAACGGGGAATCTGCCACTCAGGTAACAGCTTCAACCAGCTTCAGTCTCTCTGTTCAAGTTTCAGAAACTGGTCCAGCTTAGATCGGTTGTCTATCCTGAGGAAGTGGCCAGAGGTCAGGGATAATTTGCACAGATATGGAGCATCTACTTCAGGTCCACCACTGTGGTTGGGTCTCttttcaaagaagggcaattGTTTGAGCTAGGAATTCACATGATTGGTATTTGCTACAGCACATATTCCTATCGATCCTAAACAAATGATTCTCTCCAATTTAAATAAGACTGAGAGTCAGTTGGGTTATGGGTTCCCAGCTGGGCAGGGACTGGGGACTTAGCCATGAGGGTGCCTGTCAGCTAAGATCTGCCTCCTCAGCTAGGCCTGGGCCCTGGCGGGAGGACCCAAACTGGGTGCATGACAAGCGCTTCAGGCAGTTATTGGCCTGTGCAAGGATCACCCTCCTCTTAGCCAAGCCTGGACCTCAGAGGGTGAAAGTTGAGCTTTGGGATCTTGCCTTTTCTTGTCTGAACTGagaataacatttattttggTGAAGGTTTATGAGGAATGAGCCATGGACCAGACCTCAGGAACAAAGGATCTGCCACTAACAAATTTGTAACAACTAACACaccctccctcacctttcctaTTAAGGGGATTTGTTGAAAGCTTTTGGGGCATTATGGGGTTCTTAAAGCATGGCCTTACAGTAAACCGTTCTATGCTCCAAACTCTTGATGTTTTAATATCCTTTGGCCTTACTGTGTGTGGGCACATGGACCTGCATTCTATAACATTTCTACAGGCACTTTGGAAACAAGAGTTTACTATTCTTCCCTCACAGATTTAAGGACTAAAACTTTCCACCCAGTGTTTTTTCATATTATAGAAGGCAACATTTTAGTTGAAAGAGTTACAAAGTTTTTATAACAATCCAGGAGAGAGATACTGGCATTTTGGATTAGGATTTTGACTGTACaggtagaaagaaaaacagaaatctaaCAAGGATTTAGAAGGCATTCTTTGGTGAAGAAATGAATATAGGGGTTTAATAAAAGGTAAATGTTAAGAATTGACTAAGTTTCTGACTTGTACATTTGTACGATAGGATAATTTCATTGAGATAGGAACAATGAAAGAGGATGGTATTTGATTAAGAAGGCAATTATGTGGACATGATTAGTTTGAGAAATATTTGGGGCATTCACATTGAGAGGTTGATGAACATTTGGTTATGTGTGCTTGTGATCTGAAGACAAGGTCTAACCTAGAGATTTGAAGTAAAGGGTTGAGGGGGATGGGATCACTGGAAGATACTGTAGTTAGAAATTGAAGTTATAGATGTGGTGAGCTCTTCTTgaagaaaacagaatgagaagagaagaaaggctatgaccagtTCTTGAGAAATTCACCAATTAGTGGCTGGGTAGAGgagaataggagaaggcaatgacaccctactccagtactcttgtctggaaaatcccatggatggaggagcctggtaggctgcagtacatggggtcgctaagactcggatacaactgagcgacttcactttcactttttactttcatgcattggaggaggaaatggcaacccactccaatgttcttgcctggagaatcccagggacagcggggcctggtgggctgccatcttggggttgcacagagtcggacatgactgaagcgacttagcagaggagttgtgggtttgattcttaagttgagaagatcccctggagaaggaaatgccagtccactccagtgctcttgcttgggaaatcccatggacgcaggaacctggcagggaacagtccgtggggttccaaaagagttggacacaacttagcaactgaacaacagcaacaacagaggaGAATAAGCCAGCAAAGGAGACTGAGGAGGAGTCATCCtagaagaataaaggaaaacaggaaagtgTAGTATcagagagcagagaaagagaagatttCAAGAAGGATGGGCTGTTGAAGCATGCCAACCCAACAGAGTTCACAGGAGATAGTTTAGTCACATATTGGCCTCTTGGCCTTAACAGCAGTCAGTTTACTCTTAGAATCTGGGCAGACTGACAAAGCAGATTGAGGAATAATTGTAAGCTAAGGACATGAGGAATATGggtatagacttttttttttttttaacttgaaaagctCCTTTATTTTTAGTACagttaaaaatatcagaaagcaTAAAGGGCTGATCTAGTGCCCCCTGCATTTTGTTGTCCAAATCATGATTAACAACAGTCCAATTCTGTTATGAATGCTGCTTATTTCTGAAATTCTGAGTAATTTCTTACATTCTGAGTAAATGTCACCAGTTTTCTAGATGACTTACAAATTGTTACTAATCTTATTTTCAAAGGAAGTGGTATGTAGACTCCATGAAGTTTAGCTGTGGAAGGAGAGCAGAGGAGATAATTTTTCTACATGTCTTTACACCTAACCTATAATAATCAAAAACTTGTAAAAATCAGCAAAAAATAGTTTTTGTATCATAtttcaattcttcagtactagtctttgccttggagaaggcagtggcaccccactccagtactcttgcctggaaaatcccatggacggagggacctggtgggctgcaggccatggggtcgctaggagtcagacacgactgagcgacttcactttcactttcatgcattggagaaggaaatggcaacccactccagtgttcttgcctggagaattccagggacgggggagcctggtgggctgccatctatggggtcgcacagagtcggatacgactgaagcgacttagcagcagcagcagcagtctttgcCTTTAGACCTTCATTTATGTATAAACATGCtcctttttttctataaaatttattGTATTTCTATTAGTCATTCCTAGATAAAATGGGAAATGAAATCATTACCATTTTCATAGTAACTTTTTATTTGAAATCCACACTATGTCATGCTTTATCTTTGCCATATTAGtataaaaaattctgaattattttcccaTTAAGGGTCATAATTCATCCCTTCAGTCAATTAGGCCTTCCAATCCATGCACAagagattttaaattttgtttaggtctttaattttgAAACAAGTTTTGTTTCAAAACTAGTTTTGTGCATACAAGTTGTGTGCTTcctttattcctaagtattttactccATTGTTTGCTAtagtaaatggatttttttttcaattcattttctttttggatgttaattattagtgtgtagaaatacaacagatttttGCCTGCTGATTTTATATCTTGAAACTGCTGAATTTATTGATTTGCACTAacagtttttaagaaaatggaTTCTTTAGGATTTTAGAGCTAGAAGATTTTGTCATTTGtaaacagagataattttacttctttcttttgatttggacatttttttttcttgcctaattgccctGGCTCTAATTTCCAGTACTGTAATGAATAGAAGTAGTGAAGTGAATACTCTTGTCTTATTTCCGATCTTAGGGGAAGAGCTTTCAGTTTTTAACCATTGAGTATGTTTGTGGGTTTTTCATAAATGGCCTTTTTCATTTGGAGTAAGTTCCTTTCTATtcttagtttgttgaatgtttttGTATCATAAAGGGGTATTTCATCAGTTGAGATATCATGTAGTTTGATGTACTCCTTAACCCATTCTCATGCCTCACCTTCTTTGCACTCAGCCCATAACCTTGAAACACTGACTAATCAGAATTAGTTGTAGTCTGTATGCTAAAGcactaatataaatttataacacTTGTGTCttcataatcttttcttttttccttgatttgAACAACTGGAGGGTAGAGGTTCCATCTTATACACTTTCTACAggacttagcacaatgcctgacacaGGATGGTGCTCAAGAAAAGTTTCAATGATGGAAAAATAAGTGCATCCAAATAATGAGATTTAATATGTCTTTTGCATCAGAACAAGAAAATAATCTGCTATTGTTTTGCCTTTGTGTGGCTATTTTCTATAAgtgttctctttctctccatggCTTGGATTCCTTTTTATCATGTACATTAATACTTTCTCTCAGTGGCGAATTAGTGGAACACTTTTTGATATCTTTCCATATGCAGCCAATTAATACAGtattcatttaaaagaatataaaaatatctctCTGGAATTCATGTTTTCAGATAGAAAAACATTTATGTGACTTGTTAACTTCAAAGATAATTCATGACTTTTTGCAATTTTGAAATGAGGTAGAAATTCTTGATGCTCAAAttcaaaaaatagtttttaattcttCTGAACAAATTCAAAAGGAATGAATATCCTTTCTCCAAATCCTTTATAGCAGCACCCAAG belongs to Bubalus bubalis isolate 160015118507 breed Murrah chromosome 1, NDDB_SH_1, whole genome shotgun sequence and includes:
- the C1H8orf48 gene encoding uncharacterized protein C8orf48 homolog isoform X1; the encoded protein is MADLSKETLESLTDVVKSSGSFSSSGGLQPWSYASGSKSESGSLPSRSEYGDNQSELSDFKANVKKLSRKWIHNLKGKETNSEQYRPDTNHQTEITQASPEELNALQSFCTVKVNLIHHRANSKGKKSSRHKKLQLGPEAEASEVDALKCTVPDELLNRIYFKNMRTTPKQVGTAKQHISSRCPDCIRKRAELAQSAFLKQKKTLLESLLLQEKIDEHLHTKDFLTLVREAHQSLPRLSDDPRRIWERLNERKVKLETLVFERTCGIHAWQFKEASATGVNGESATQVTASTSFSLSVQVSETGPA
- the C1H8orf48 gene encoding uncharacterized protein C8orf48 homolog isoform X2, whose translation is MADLSKETLESLTDVVKSSGSFSSSGGLQPWSYASGSKSESGSLPSRSEYGDNQSELSDFKANVKKLSRKWIHNLKGKETNSEQYRPDTNHQTEITQASPEELNALQSFCTVKVNLIHHRANSKGKKSSRHKKLQLGPEAEASEVDALKCTVPDELLNRIYFKNMRTTPKQVGTAKQHISSRCPDCIRKRAELAQSAFLKQKKTLLESLLLQEKIDEHLHTKDFLTLVREAHQSLPRLSDDPRRIWERLNERKVKLETLVFERTCGIHAWQFKEASATGVNGESATQIKGESGLLVINKF
- the C1H8orf48 gene encoding uncharacterized protein C8orf48 homolog isoform X3; this translates as MADLSKETLESLTDVVKSSGSFSSSGGLQPWSYASGSKSESGSLPSRSEYGDNQSELSDFKANVKKLSRKWIHNLKGKETNSEQYRPDTNHQTEITQASPEELNALQSFCTVKVNLIHHRANSKGKKSSRHKKLQLGPEAEASEVDALKCTVPDELLNRIYFKNMRTTPKQVGTAKQHISSRCPDCIRKRAELAQSAFLKQKKTLLESLLLQEKIDEHLHTKDFLTLVREAHQSLPRLSDDPRRIWERLNERKVKLETLVFERTCGIHAWQFKEASATGVNGESATQKGILQ
- the C1H8orf48 gene encoding uncharacterized protein C8orf48 homolog isoform X4, with amino-acid sequence MADLSKETLESLTDVVKSSGSFSSSGGLQPWSYASGSKSESGSLPSRSEYGDNQSELSDFKANVKKLSRKWIHNLKGKETNSEQYRPDTNHQTEITQASPEELNALQSFCTVKVNLIHHRANSKGKKSSRHKKLQLGPEAEASEVDALKCTVPDELLNRIYFKNMRTTPKQVGTAKQHISSRCPDCIRKRAELAQSAFLKQKKTLLESLLLQEKIDEHLHTKDFLTLVREAHQSLPRLSDDPRRIWERLNERKVKLETLVFERTCGIHAWQFKEASATGVNGESATQVYEE